From Streptomyces sp. HUAS MG91, the proteins below share one genomic window:
- a CDS encoding N-acetyltransferase: MTAALTYRDAVPEDADALVALIESAYRGDASRSGWTTEADILQGQRTDPDGVLAVVKDPDSRLLTVERDGTIVACCQLEHRDTAAYFGMFAVSPALQGAGLGKQIIAEAERRAREIWDVREMHMTVISVRDELIAWYERRGYRRTGEMSPFPYGDERFGIPQRPDLQFELLVKPLG, translated from the coding sequence ATGACCGCCGCCCTGACCTACCGTGACGCCGTTCCCGAGGACGCCGACGCGCTCGTGGCGCTCATCGAGTCGGCCTACCGCGGGGACGCCAGCCGCTCCGGCTGGACCACGGAGGCGGACATCCTCCAGGGGCAGCGCACCGACCCGGACGGGGTGCTCGCGGTCGTCAAGGACCCCGACAGCCGGCTGCTCACCGTCGAGCGGGACGGCACGATCGTCGCCTGCTGCCAGCTGGAGCACCGGGACACCGCCGCCTACTTCGGCATGTTCGCCGTCAGCCCCGCACTCCAGGGCGCGGGTCTCGGCAAGCAGATCATCGCGGAGGCCGAGCGCCGGGCGCGCGAGATCTGGGACGTGCGGGAGATGCACATGACGGTGATCTCCGTGCGCGACGAGCTCATCGCCTGGTACGAGCGCCGCGGCTACCGCCGTACGGGAGAGATGAGCCCCTTCCCGTACGGCGACGAGCGCTTCGGCATTCCCCAGCGCCCCGACCTCCAGTTCGAGCTGCTGGTCAAGCCGCTGGGGTGA